A genomic segment from Nitrosopumilus sp. K4 encodes:
- a CDS encoding V-type ATP synthase subunit D, with translation MSFGQNVAATKIELLKYKRSSQVATMVQKILDDKRKVLLKNIEEMIEEASKARGGIWDPLQDIYKSVNEAYLALGTATVDSVAESTPPVMEVEVKVRRVVDVKIPALSVTEKDTKSMPYGFADTNSSIDRAAKQIKELLPKICKAAEYENSIFSLAKALEKTQKLLNALENVIIPQYQQRIRFILATLEEREREEFAKLKKVKAKMESRK, from the coding sequence ATGTCGTTTGGACAGAATGTAGCTGCAACAAAAATCGAACTTCTCAAATACAAACGTTCCAGCCAAGTTGCTACAATGGTTCAGAAAATTCTTGACGACAAACGTAAAGTTCTTCTAAAAAACATTGAAGAGATGATTGAAGAAGCCTCAAAAGCAAGAGGTGGAATATGGGATCCTCTTCAAGACATTTACAAATCTGTTAATGAAGCATATCTTGCATTAGGAACTGCAACAGTTGATTCTGTTGCCGAATCCACACCTCCTGTAATGGAAGTAGAAGTTAAAGTAAGAAGAGTAGTTGATGTAAAGATTCCAGCACTGTCTGTAACTGAAAAGGATACAAAATCAATGCCTTATGGATTTGCAGATACAAATTCTTCAATTGATAGGGCTGCAAAACAAATCAAAGAACTACTTCCAAAAATCTGTAAAGCAGCAGAGTATGAAAATTCCATCTTTAGCCTTGCAAAAGCATTAGAAAAAACACAAAAACTACTAAATGCACTTGAAAATGTCATTATTCCTCAATATCAACAAAGAATTAGATTTATTCTTGCTACTCTAGAAGAAAGAGAAAGAGAAGAATTCGCAAAGTTAAAAAAAGTAAAGGCTAAGATGGAGAGTAGAAAATAA
- a CDS encoding V-type ATP synthase subunit B: MTAEGGVQYSKIAEIKGPLVIVDDVENAAFDELVEIETKDGERRLGKVLEVGNGKAIVQVFEGTTGLSISGTNAKFVGKVMEMPVSKEVLGRVFDGLGRPKDGLPDPIADKFIDINGEPMNPEQREYPKDFIQTGVSVIDGMITLVRGQKLPIFSGSGMSHNLLAAQIARQASVVGTDDDFAVVFAAIGVQYSEAEYFRRSLEESGALKRSVLFLNLADDPAIERIITPRVALTVAEYLAFDLGMHVLVILTDMTNYAEALREISAAREEVPGRKGYPGYLYTDLSTIYERAGKLNGKKGSVTQVPILSMPSDDITHPIPDLTGYITEGQIVLGRDLFRQGVYPPVNILMSLSRLMKDGIGEGSTREDHGEISNQNYDAYSRAQEVRALAGIVGKAGLTDIDLKYMDVGDVFEKEFLSQATDENRTIDETLSILWKVVSQLPKNELTKVKDKFVEQYYQEK; encoded by the coding sequence TTGACAGCAGAAGGTGGAGTTCAATATAGTAAGATTGCAGAAATCAAAGGTCCACTTGTAATTGTAGATGATGTTGAAAATGCAGCATTTGATGAATTAGTTGAAATTGAAACTAAAGATGGTGAAAGAAGATTAGGTAAAGTTCTAGAAGTTGGAAATGGCAAGGCCATTGTCCAAGTTTTTGAGGGAACAACTGGTCTATCTATTTCTGGAACCAATGCAAAATTCGTTGGTAAAGTCATGGAAATGCCAGTATCAAAAGAAGTTCTAGGTAGAGTCTTTGATGGACTTGGCAGACCAAAAGATGGACTTCCAGATCCAATTGCAGACAAATTTATCGATATTAATGGTGAGCCAATGAATCCTGAACAACGTGAATATCCAAAGGACTTCATTCAAACCGGCGTTTCAGTAATTGATGGAATGATTACCCTAGTTAGAGGACAAAAACTCCCAATCTTTTCTGGTTCAGGTATGTCACACAACTTGTTGGCAGCACAAATTGCAAGACAAGCAAGTGTTGTTGGAACAGATGATGACTTTGCAGTGGTCTTTGCTGCAATTGGTGTGCAATACAGCGAAGCAGAATATTTCAGAAGAAGCCTTGAGGAATCAGGCGCATTAAAAAGAAGTGTACTTTTCTTAAATCTTGCAGACGATCCTGCAATTGAGAGAATTATCACTCCTCGTGTAGCACTAACTGTTGCTGAATATTTGGCATTTGATCTTGGAATGCATGTACTTGTCATTCTTACAGACATGACAAACTATGCAGAAGCACTAAGAGAAATTAGTGCAGCAAGAGAAGAAGTACCGGGAAGAAAAGGCTATCCAGGTTATCTTTACACTGACCTTTCTACAATTTACGAAAGAGCAGGAAAACTAAACGGAAAGAAAGGAAGCGTTACACAGGTCCCAATCTTATCAATGCCATCTGACGATATTACCCACCCAATTCCAGATCTTACTGGATATATCACAGAAGGCCAAATCGTACTTGGCAGAGATCTCTTTAGACAAGGAGTCTATCCACCTGTCAACATTCTCATGAGTCTTAGTAGATTGATGAAGGACGGAATTGGTGAAGGAAGCACTAGGGAAGATCACGGAGAAATATCTAACCAGAACTATGATGCATACTCTAGGGCACAAGAAGTCAGAGCACTTGCAGGAATTGTAGGTAAAGCCGGCCTTACTGATATTGACTTGAAATACATGGATGTTGGCGATGTCTTTGAAAAAGAATTCTTGTCCCAAGCAACTGATGAAAATAGAACTATTGATGAAACACTAAGTATTTTGTGGAAAGTTGTATCTCAACTACCAAAGAATGAATTGACCAAGGTCAAAGACAAATTCGTAGAACAATATTATCAGGAAAAGTAG
- a CDS encoding ATP synthase subunit C, with amino-acid sequence MKPIVLLLLAAAVISISGSTGLAYAAEGDAAGSSDSLKILGAGLAFGLAAFGAGIGLGQVGAAGLAVISENPALQSKVFIFVGMVESIAIYGIVMMFIILGQ; translated from the coding sequence ATGAAACCTATCGTCTTGCTACTTTTGGCAGCAGCAGTAATATCCATTTCAGGATCTACTGGACTTGCATATGCAGCAGAAGGAGATGCAGCAGGAAGTTCTGACTCACTGAAAATTCTCGGTGCAGGTTTGGCATTCGGTCTTGCAGCTTTTGGTGCTGGTATAGGTTTAGGTCAAGTAGGTGCAGCCGGTCTTGCAGTCATTAGTGAGAACCCCGCATTACAGTCAAAAGTATTCATCTTCGTAGGTATGGTTGAATCAATCGCTATCTACGGTATAGTCATGATGTTTATCATCCTGGGACAATAG
- the pyrB gene encoding aspartate carbamoyltransferase, giving the protein MNEFYQKDIISIKDFNKDQLEKIFTSTDKIIQLNPTERREISKGKTMAYLFYEPSTRTRLSFDSAMASIGGNSLGIADISSSSTQKGESLADTVKIMSIYSDALVLRHPLDGSSRFAAEVSSKPVINAGSGTEEHPTQAIQDLYTIRKEKKKIDGLKIGIVGDLKYGRTVYSLLYGLGNYDVDVHLISPESLRIRSDSVYEIKKRLSFTESTDIEEHIDDLDVLYVTRIQKERFPDEEEYLKVKGSYVVGLDLLQKMKDNAIILHPLPRLDEISTDVDGTKNAKYFQQAEYGKYTRAALLGLTLNEDGF; this is encoded by the coding sequence ATGAACGAGTTCTATCAAAAAGACATTATCTCGATTAAGGACTTTAACAAAGACCAGTTAGAGAAAATTTTTACCTCGACTGATAAAATCATTCAGCTAAACCCTACTGAGAGAAGAGAAATTTCAAAAGGTAAAACCATGGCATACTTGTTTTATGAGCCAAGCACTAGAACGCGTCTGAGCTTTGATTCGGCAATGGCTTCAATTGGTGGAAATTCACTTGGTATTGCAGATATTTCATCATCATCAACTCAAAAAGGCGAGAGTTTGGCCGACACTGTAAAAATAATGTCCATTTATTCTGATGCACTTGTGCTTAGACATCCACTTGATGGTTCAAGCAGGTTTGCAGCAGAGGTTTCTTCAAAACCCGTAATCAATGCTGGAAGTGGAACTGAGGAACATCCAACGCAGGCAATTCAAGATTTGTACACAATTAGAAAAGAAAAGAAAAAGATTGATGGATTAAAAATTGGAATTGTTGGTGATCTAAAATATGGAAGAACTGTATATTCACTTTTGTATGGATTGGGAAATTATGACGTTGATGTACATTTAATCTCCCCAGAATCTCTGAGAATAAGATCTGATTCTGTATATGAAATCAAAAAGAGATTGTCTTTTACCGAGTCCACTGACATTGAAGAACACATTGATGATCTTGATGTTCTTTACGTAACTAGAATCCAAAAAGAAAGATTTCCTGATGAAGAAGAATATCTCAAGGTAAAGGGAAGCTATGTTGTTGGATTAGACTTGCTTCAAAAAATGAAAGACAATGCAATTATTTTACATCCGCTTCCTAGATTAGATGAAATATCTACAGATGTTGATGGAACAAAAAATGCAAAATATTTCCAACAAGCTGAATATGGAAAATATACAAGAGCAGCATTACTAGGACTAACACTAAATGAGGACGGTTTTTAA
- the pyrI gene encoding aspartate carbamoyltransferase regulatory subunit: protein MEQSELLVRRIKEGTVIDHINEGKGLQVLNALRIDGKDGSLITIALNVPSGKFKKKDIIKVENKFLKDDDTNKLAVIAPKATINMIKDYKLVEKRRVALPNKIDRIFRCSNPDCITNSTEHIESVMDVIDKEGQVLKCRYCARVLDVNKLKYN, encoded by the coding sequence ATGGAACAGTCCGAACTTTTGGTTCGACGGATTAAGGAGGGTACTGTAATTGACCACATTAACGAGGGCAAAGGACTGCAAGTTCTAAATGCCCTAAGAATTGATGGAAAGGACGGTAGTCTAATTACCATAGCACTTAATGTTCCAAGTGGAAAGTTTAAGAAAAAAGACATCATCAAGGTTGAAAACAAGTTTCTAAAAGATGATGATACAAACAAGCTTGCAGTAATTGCACCAAAGGCAACAATCAACATGATAAAGGACTACAAGCTTGTAGAAAAAAGGAGGGTTGCTCTTCCTAACAAGATTGACAGAATTTTTCGTTGTTCCAATCCTGATTGCATAACAAACAGTACTGAGCACATTGAATCTGTTATGGATGTTATTGACAAAGAAGGACAGGTTCTCAAGTGCAGATATTGTGCAAGAGTTCTAGATGTAAACAAGCTAAAGTACAACTAA